The Trichosurus vulpecula isolate mTriVul1 chromosome 4, mTriVul1.pri, whole genome shotgun sequence genome contains a region encoding:
- the LOC118845449 gene encoding protein phosphatase 1 regulatory subunit 14A-like yields MAAQRLGKQVLSKLQSPSWAGGSPRGSPGGLQKRHARVTVKYDRRELQQQLDVEKWIEGRLEELYQGWEEEMPDEVNIDELLELESGEERSRKIQRIVQTYRNPTEDFAKELVLKLQGLHKQPGLPRGSPSDDPDGGGISPVQDQARTAPR; encoded by the coding sequence ATGGCTGCTCAGCGGCTCGGCAAGCAGGTCCTGAGCAAGCTGCAGTCACCCTCCTGGGCCGGGGGCAGTCCCAGAGGTAGCCCTGGAGGCCTGCAGAAGCGACATGCCCGAGTCACGGTCAAGTATGACAGGCGGGAGCTGCAGCAACAGCTGGACGTGGAGAAGTGGATCGAAGGGCGCCTGGAGGAGCTGTACCAGGGCTGGGAGGAAGAAATGCCTGATGAAGTCAACATTGATGAATTATTGGAACtagagagtggggaggagagaagcagaaaaattcAGAGAATCGTGCAGACCTATAGGAACCCCACAGAGGATTTTGCCAAGGAGCTGGTCCTGAAGCTTCAGGGGCTTCACAAACAGCCAGGCCTTCCCCGGGGCAGCCCTTCAGATGACCCAGATGGGGGTGGCATAAGTCCAGTCCAGGATCAAGCCAGGACAGCCCCTCGCTAA